The Mycolicibacterium fluoranthenivorans genomic interval GTGGGGTGACGAGTTCGAGCGGCTCACCGTGAAGCTGCTGGGAGAAGAGTGACGCGCGCATGAATACAACGCACATCGATATCGGGCTGGCCCGCTATTCGGACTGGGCCTTCACCTCGTCTGTGGTCGTGCTGGTCGTCGCCTTGATCCTGCTCGCCGTCGAGCTGGCGTACGCGCGGGGCCGCAAGGTCGAAGCCCGCGAACTCGTCGGGGCGACAGCGGGCACGGGAGCCGCTACGGCGGCGACATCGGGCAGGGGCGCCGCAGTGGGCGCGGACAGCCCGACCCCCGGCGTCATCGCCGACACCCCGACCCGGTCCGCCGATGAACGCGTCGGCCGCGCCGGCCTGGCGCTGGTGTACGTCGGCATCGCGCTGCTGGCCACGTGCATCGTGCTGCGCGGTCTGGCCACGGCACGGGTGCCGTGGGGCAACATGTACGAGTTCATCAACCTCACGTGCCTCTCCGGGCTGATCGCCGGGGCGATCGTGTTGCGCAAACCGCAGTTCCGGGCGCTGTGGGTGTTTGTGCTGGTGCCGGTGCTGATCCTGCTGACGGTCTCCGGGCGCTGGCTGTACACCAATGCCGCTCCGGTCATGCCCGCGCTGCAGTCCTACTGGCTGCCGATCCACGTCTCGGTGGTCAGCCTGGGCTCC includes:
- the ccsB gene encoding c-type cytochrome biogenesis protein CcsB; this encodes MNTTHIDIGLARYSDWAFTSSVVVLVVALILLAVELAYARGRKVEARELVGATAGTGAATAATSGRGAAVGADSPTPGVIADTPTRSADERVGRAGLALVYVGIALLATCIVLRGLATARVPWGNMYEFINLTCLSGLIAGAIVLRKPQFRALWVFVLVPVLILLTVSGRWLYTNAAPVMPALQSYWLPIHVSVVSLGSGVFLVGGVASILFLLKMSPLADRDNGFGRMIQRLPDGQTLDRIAYRTTIFAFPIFGFGVIFGAIWAEEAWGRYWGWDPKETVSFIAWVVYAAYLHARSTAGWRDRRAAWINVIGFVAMVFNLFFINLVTVGLHSYAGVG